From a single Novipirellula caenicola genomic region:
- a CDS encoding CsbD family protein yields the protein MVTKQEISGKWNSITGAVKKKYGQITDDELSQVEGDTDQLIGLIQQKTGQGREQVEAFLSEACQNCDSHSGNFSEMASEYAETASETFREGYEQVARRAREGYEQSAEVLAQRPLESVVAALGVGLITGIAIGISIASHRQPEPSWRDRWSR from the coding sequence ATGGTTACGAAGCAAGAAATTAGCGGCAAATGGAATTCGATTACCGGAGCCGTCAAGAAGAAATATGGACAGATCACTGATGACGAATTGAGCCAAGTCGAAGGCGACACCGATCAATTGATCGGGTTGATTCAACAGAAAACCGGCCAAGGACGCGAGCAGGTTGAAGCGTTTCTAAGCGAGGCTTGCCAAAACTGCGATTCACACTCGGGCAACTTCTCGGAGATGGCTTCGGAATATGCCGAAACCGCCAGCGAAACGTTTCGTGAAGGTTACGAGCAAGTCGCTCGGCGAGCCCGCGAAGGCTACGAACAATCGGCCGAAGTGCTCGCACAGCGTCCGCTCGAATCGGTGGTTGCTGCGTTAGGAGTCGGTTTGATTACTGGAATTGCGATTGGGATCTCAATCGCCAGTCACCGTCAACCCGAACCTTCGTGGCGTGATCGCTGGTCACGCTAG
- a CDS encoding class I SAM-dependent methyltransferase, with translation MPLSIGQPQTTSFAKRAFHVFKAWMKQPTQVATICPSSPFLTENIADRDSVRSASSVVELGPGAGGTTLALLSQMRPDARLLAIEKTDAFREALDEIADPRFTSHIGDATDLIAVLEQHQFANPDVIVSGVPFSAIPPIIAQDLVRAIHRVLKPGGEFIAYQVRSDVERFARPLFGPAETERIPINIPPLTVFTWRKIEAPILTRDIDTRDIA, from the coding sequence ATGCCTCTTTCTATCGGACAGCCGCAAACGACTTCGTTTGCCAAGCGGGCGTTTCATGTTTTCAAAGCTTGGATGAAGCAGCCTACCCAGGTTGCAACGATTTGTCCTAGCTCGCCGTTCTTAACAGAGAACATCGCGGACCGCGACAGCGTTCGCAGTGCATCGTCGGTTGTCGAATTGGGACCCGGCGCCGGTGGGACAACGTTGGCGCTGCTGTCACAAATGCGACCTGACGCTCGGCTGTTGGCGATTGAAAAAACCGATGCCTTTCGCGAAGCGCTCGACGAGATTGCGGATCCAAGGTTCACCTCTCATATCGGCGATGCCACCGATCTTATTGCGGTGCTTGAACAGCATCAATTTGCAAATCCCGATGTGATTGTGTCGGGCGTCCCCTTTAGCGCCATTCCTCCGATCATCGCTCAGGACTTGGTCCGAGCGATCCATCGAGTGCTCAAGCCTGGCGGCGAATTCATCGCCTATCAAGTTCGATCGGATGTCGAGCGATTTGCACGTCCACTGTTCGGGCCTGCGGAAACGGAACGGATTCCGATCAACATCCCGCCATTGACGGTGTTCACATGGCGAAAAATTGAAGCACCGATTCTCACCCGGGACATCGACACTCGAGACATTGCCTAG
- a CDS encoding DUF2254 domain-containing protein, whose protein sequence is MKALIVTWTSRIRDSYWFVPSVLAVGALVLSFVTTELDNHFGSEWLEEIGWLYANEPAGARAVLSTVAGSMITVAGVTFSMTILSISYTTSQVGARLLNNFMRDRGNQITLGVFISTFLYCLMVLRTVRNAESAPGGDIAEQELASAFVPHIAVIVGIMMAVLSVAVLIYFIHHVPESIHVSNILAGIGCDLNRQIEQQFPARVGEPHEDVSQRRVDSNLPPSFYETAKTIRAKGSGYVEFVDTDGVMEIAVEHDLVIRMRFRAGDFITPGNILMLASPASRVSDEIVDQLRATYISGAQRTPKQNLRFVFNQLVEVAERALSPGVNDPFTAISCMDWLQSALQHLAERKMPDAYRYDSDHRLRIVAEPETFSDFVSLVSDQLRPYVAADRNASIHMMEMFAKIALSATSDSHRRLLVRHAGALRRECKRALSDQRGMKLLNDRYRSMVWLLRDPVYRKQVLDTGNWVGGRA, encoded by the coding sequence ATGAAAGCTCTCATCGTTACATGGACATCTCGTATCCGCGATAGCTATTGGTTTGTCCCTTCGGTTCTGGCCGTCGGGGCGTTGGTGCTTTCGTTTGTTACGACCGAGCTGGACAATCATTTCGGTTCCGAGTGGCTCGAGGAAATTGGTTGGCTTTACGCAAACGAACCTGCCGGAGCCAGGGCGGTATTGTCAACCGTCGCCGGATCGATGATCACCGTGGCTGGAGTCACGTTTTCGATGACAATTCTGTCGATCTCGTATACGACATCCCAGGTTGGCGCTCGCCTACTGAACAACTTCATGCGAGACCGCGGCAACCAGATCACGTTGGGAGTGTTTATCTCAACGTTCCTATACTGCTTGATGGTTTTGCGTACGGTCCGCAATGCCGAATCGGCGCCGGGCGGTGATATTGCTGAGCAAGAATTGGCGTCGGCGTTTGTGCCACACATTGCCGTCATTGTCGGGATCATGATGGCGGTTCTCAGCGTCGCGGTGCTGATCTACTTCATTCATCACGTCCCCGAAAGCATCCATGTATCGAATATTTTGGCGGGGATTGGCTGCGATTTGAACCGACAAATTGAGCAGCAATTTCCTGCTCGCGTAGGCGAACCGCACGAAGACGTTAGCCAACGGCGTGTCGATTCCAATCTTCCGCCATCGTTTTATGAAACCGCCAAAACCATTCGTGCCAAAGGATCAGGGTACGTCGAGTTTGTTGATACCGACGGGGTGATGGAGATTGCCGTCGAGCACGATTTGGTCATTCGCATGCGTTTTCGTGCGGGTGACTTCATCACGCCAGGCAATATTTTGATGTTGGCATCACCGGCGTCACGTGTCAGCGACGAAATTGTTGACCAATTAAGGGCAACCTATATTTCTGGGGCCCAGCGGACTCCGAAACAAAATCTTCGGTTTGTTTTCAATCAGTTAGTGGAAGTCGCCGAGCGAGCGCTATCACCAGGAGTGAACGATCCGTTTACGGCGATCAGTTGCATGGATTGGCTGCAATCCGCACTCCAGCATCTGGCGGAACGTAAGATGCCCGATGCCTACCGCTATGATTCGGATCACCGGCTGCGGATCGTGGCTGAGCCTGAGACATTTAGCGATTTTGTCTCGCTGGTGTCGGATCAATTGCGACCGTACGTTGCGGCGGATCGCAACGCGTCGATTCATATGATGGAAATGTTTGCCAAAATTGCGTTATCGGCGACCAGCGATTCGCATCGACGGTTGCTGGTGCGGCATGCAGGAGCTCTGCGGCGAGAGTGCAAGCGAGCGTTGAGCGACCAACGCGGGATGAAACTTTTGAACGATCGCTACCGCTCGATGGTGTGGTTGCTTCGTGATCCCGTGTATCGCAAACAGGTGCTTGATACCGGGAATTGGGTCGGCGGTCGAGCTTAA